A single genomic interval of Sceloporus undulatus isolate JIND9_A2432 ecotype Alabama chromosome 2, SceUnd_v1.1, whole genome shotgun sequence harbors:
- the HIGD2A gene encoding HIG1 domain family member 2A, mitochondrial — MAAGPPPPLDPSRPPFIEGFQPNAFQLREEGFAEKFARKTRENPLVPIGCLGTAGVLTYGLICFKRGNTHQSQMMMRARILAQGFTVAALIVGVVVTALKPKK, encoded by the exons ATGGCCGCGGGCCCTCCGCCTCCGCTGGATCCCAGCCGCCCGCCCTTCATCGAAGGCTTCCAGCCGAACGCCTTCCAGCTCCGCGAGGAGGGCTTCGCGGAGAAGTTCGCGCGCAAGACTCGCGAGAACCCGCTCGTGCCCATCG gCTGCCTCGGTACTGCAGGAGTTTTGACCTATGGGCTCATCTGCTTTAAGAGAGGCAACACCCACCAGTCCCAGATGATGATGAGGGCTCGCATTCTAGCTCAGGGCTTCACGGTTGCAGCCTTGATCGTGGGTGTAGTTGTTACAGCGCTGAAACCAAAGAAGTGA